In Glandiceps talaboti chromosome 16, keGlaTala1.1, whole genome shotgun sequence, a single window of DNA contains:
- the LOC144447207 gene encoding cdc42 homolog, whose product MDLARKTIKCVVVGDGGVGKTCLLVSYTTNKFPSEYVPTVFDDYAVTVMVGGEPYTLGLFDTAGQEDYDRLRPLSYPQTDIFLVCFSVVIPASITNVKEKWVPEISHYCPQIPYILVGTQEDLRDDISTVENLAKTKEKPISVEHGEKRAKELRAVKYLECSALSQAGNIVG is encoded by the exons ATGGACCTGGCAAGGAAAACCATAAAGTGTGTTGTAGTCGGTGATGGCGGGGTTGGTAAAACGTGCCTCCTGGTTTCATAtacaacaaacaaatttccatcAGAGTATGTACCAACA GTATTTGATGACTATGCCGTCACTGTAATGGTAGGTGGCGAACCATACACACTGGGCTTATTTGACACTGCTG GTCAAGAAGACTATGACAGACTAAGACCCCTTAGCTACCCACAAACGGACATCTTCCTTGTCTGTTTCTCTGTCGTCATACCAGCTTCAATTACAAATGTGAAAGAAAAG TGGGTTCCTGAGATATCTCATTATTGTCCCCAAATACCATATATACTGGTAGGAACTCAAGAAGATCTACGAGACGATATATCCACTGTGGAAAACCTGGCAAAGACTAAAGAAAAACCAATATCTGTCGAACACGGTGAAAAACGAGCAAAGGAACTGAGAGCTGttaaatatttagaatgttCAGCTCTTTCTCAG